The Amycolatopsis coloradensis sequence GCGCCTGCCCTGGGCAGCGTCGGTCACCGCGTCCGCGTCGGCGGGGTGGACGACCACCGTGGTGATCCGCATCCGCCCGCGCCGGTCCTTACCGCCTTCGGCGAACAGCCGAAGTCCGGCGACCTCGGCTTCGGCCCCCGGCAGCGGGACCCTACCCAGTCGCTCGGCGAGCAGCCCGCCCACGGTCTCCACGTCGTGGTCTTCGAGGTCGATCCCGAACAGTTCGCCCAGGTCGTCGATCGAGAGCCGGGACGAGACGCGGACCGCGCCGTTTTCGAGTTCTTCGACCTCGGGACGTTCGTCGGTGTCGGATTCGTCGGTGATCTCGCCGACGATCTCCTCGAGGATGTCCTCGATGGTGAGCAGGCCGGCGGTGCCGCCGTACTCGTCGACGGCGATCGCCATGTGGTTGTGGGAGACCTGCATCTCCTTGAGCAGGTCGTCGAGCCGCTTCGAGTCCGGCACGAAGCTCGCCGGGTTCATCAGCTCCTCGACCTGGCGCTGCGAGCCGCCCTCGGCCATGTACGCGGGCATGAGGTCCTTGATGTTGACCACGCCCACCACGTCGTCGACGGAGTCGCCGATCACCGGCAGCCGGGTGAACCCGGTCCGCAGGGCCAGCGCGAGCGCCTGGCGCACGGTCTTGTCGTGCTCGATCCAGACGATCTCCGTGCGCGGCACCATGACCTCGCGCGCGACGGTGTCCCCGAGCTCGAACACCGAGTGGATCATCTCGCGTTCGGATTCCTCGACGACGCCGCGTTCCTGGGCGAGGTCGACCAGTTCACGCAGTTCGACTTCTGAGGTGAACGGGCCTTCGCGGAAGCCACGGCCGGGGGTGATGGCGTTACCGAGGACGATCAGCAGCCTGCTGAGCGGGCCGAGGATCGACCCGAGGACGCGTACCGGGCCCGCGACGACCAGGCCGATCCGGTACGGGTGCTGGCGGCCGAGGGTGCGCGGGCCGACCCCGATGAGCACGTAGCTCACCACGACCATCACGCCGGCGGCGACGACCACGGCGAGCCACAGCGGCCGGACCCAGCCGAGGACGTCGACGGTGACCAGCACGGTGGCGGTCAGCTCGCAGGTCATCCGCAGGAGCAGGATCAGGTTGATGTGACGGCGGCGTTCGGCGATGACCAGCGCGAGCTGACGCGCGCCGGGACGGCCGAGCCGGACGAGACCGTCGGCACGGGCCTTGGAGACCGTGCTGACCGCCGCGTCGGCGGCCGCGAACACCCCGGCGAGCAGGATCAGCGCGATGGCGATGATCAGCAGGGCCGCGGGACTACCCATTTCGGCGCCGCCTAGGCCGGCGGTTCGTCGGCGGGCACGGCGTCGAGGCCGGCGGTTCCGAGGAGCCTGTCGTCGGCGGAGCGCTGCGCGTCACGCTTGTTGAGCGCGGCCACGGCCGCCTGGAACTCGCCGAGGATCCGCTTCTGCAGGCCGAACATCTCGCGTTCCTCGGCCGGTTCGGCGTGGTCGTAGCCGAGCAGGTGCAGCACGCCGTGCGTGGTGAGCAGGTGCAGCTCGTCCATCAGGGAGTGACCCGCCGTCTTGGCCTGGTCCTTCGCGAACGCCGGGCACAGCACGATGTCGCCGAGCAGCGCGGGCGACGCGTCCGGCGCGTCGGGGCGGCGCGACGAGTCGAGCTCGTCCATCGGGAAGGCCATCACGTCGGTGGGACCGGGCAGGTCCATCCACCGCTCGTGCAGGTCCTCCATCACCTCGAGGGTGACGAGCAGGATGGACAGCTCGGCGAGCGGGCTGACCTCCATCTTGTCGAGCGCGAAGCGGGCGGCCGACACGATGGAGGCCTCGTCGACGTTCACGCCCGATTCATTGGCGATCTCGATGCTCATGAACGGCGTTGCCCTTTCCAGCCGTTGCCTTTGTCCTGGCTGTCCTGCAGCGCCTGCCACTTCTCGTACGCGTCGACGATGTCGCCGACGAGCTTGTGCCGCACCACGTCCTGGCTGGTGAGCTGGGCGAAGTGCAGGTCCTCGACACCTTCGAGGATGTCGCGGACCACCCGCAGGCCGCTCTTCTGGCCGGTGGGGAGGTCGACCTGCGTGACGTCGCCGGTGACGACGATCTTGGCGCCGAACCCGAGCCGGGTGAGGAACATCTTCATCTGTTCCGGCGTGGTGTTCTGCGCCTCGTCGAGGATGATGAAGGCGTCGTTGAGGGTGCGGCCGCGCATGTACGCCAGCGGCGCGATCTCGATGGTGCCCGCCTGCATCAGCCGCGGGATCGACTCGGGCTCGACCATGTCGTGCAGCGCGTCGTAGAGCGGGCGCAGGTACGGGTCGATCTTCTCGTTGAGCGTGCCCGGCAGGTAGCCGAGGCGCTCACCGGCTTCGACCGCCGGACGGGTCAGCACGATGCGCGTGACCTGCTTCGCCTGCAGTGCCTGGACGGCCTTCGCCATGGCGAGATACGTCTTGCCGGTACCGGCGGGGCCGATGCCGAAGACGATCGTGTGCTTGTCGATGGCGTCGACGTAGCGCTTCTGGTTGAGCGTCTTGGGCCGGATCGTCTTGCCGCGCCGGGAGATGATGTTCATGCTCAGCACTTCGGCCGGTGACTCGTGGTCACCGGTGGAGAGCATGCCGACGGTGCGGCGGACGGTGGCCGGGTCGACCTGCTGGCCGCGGCCGGCGATGGTCACGAGTTCGGCGAAGACACGCTCCGCGAAGGCGACGTCGGCGGGTGCGCCGGTCAGGGTGACCTCGTTGCCCCGGACGTGGACGTCGGCGGCGAGGAGTTCCTCGGCGACGCGGAGGTTCTCGTCCCTCGAGCCGAGCAGGCTGAGCGCGGCGGCGTCGGGAATGGGGAATCGGGACTGCGCCGCCTCGGTGACCGCGGCCTCGTCGGTCTTCGTCGGGATGACGTCCGCGGGAACGTCGGGTCGGGCGGCTTCACCCGGTACGGTTCCGGCCACGTGGCCTCGGGCCTACTTCCTGCGCTTACGCTGCGATTTTCAACGACAGTGACAAGTTCGATGTTACTGGTTGCGGGTGTCGGCACGCAGTCCGGTTTCCGCGGGGCGCGCGCTTCAGCGCCCGAAATGCCCCAGCTGCTCGCCGCCGAGCACGTGCGCGTGCACGTGGAAGACGGTCTGCCCGGCGTCACCGTCGGTGTTGAACACCACCCGGTAACCGGACTCGGCGATCCCCTCGATCTCCGCCACCTTGCGGGCCGTAAGCGCGACATCCGCCAGCAACTGCGGATCCGCCGCCGCCAGCTCCGCCACGTTCCGGTAGCGCTTCTTCGGCACCACGAGCACATGCACCCGGGCCTGCGGCGCTATGTCCCGGAACGCATACGTCGTCGCGTCCTCGTACACCTTGTCGGACGGGATCTCCCCCGCAATGATCCGCTCGAACAACGTCTCCGCGTCACTCATTCCCCCACCCTATCCCCACGCTGAGTACGTGCGCGGATGGCCGACACACGTGATCAGACGGACGACACGCGTGATGGAACGGACGACTCACGACCGACGCGCCTCCATCTCACCAGGCGAGGGCCGCCAGGCCCTAGGCCGGTACCGAAGACCTACGCACGCTCGTTCCCCTACGCACGCTTCGCTTTGCCGCTCCGCCCGCCAACCTCCGCCGACCGCACCGTGGGGGTCCGGGGGGCTCGGCCCCCCGGGTCAACACGCGGAACCGCGCCGCGGCAGCGAATTTCGGGGCGGAGCCTGCGAAGCCCCCGAAATGAAGATGCCGCGGCGCGGTGGAGCCTGGGGGTCGCTCCACCGCCGCCGCGGCGCCGCCGGACCGAGGGGGGAGGTGCCCGGCGGGGATTCACGCGCGCGACTGGGCTTCATCCCCAGTGGCGCGCCGAAACCGTGTGTTGCGCGTCAGTTAACGAGAGTAACGGCTGTTTGCGTGATCGCGCCATAACTCGCCGCAAATTAGTGGGGTGTTTTTTCACTTCCAGCGCTCCGTGAGAACCCCCAGCGCCCCGAGTGCCACGGCGGCGGCGGTGGAGGTGCGCAAAACGGTGGGGCCCAACCGAATGGCGGTCGCGCCGGCGTCGGTGAGGGTACTCAGTTCTTCGTCGGTGATGCCGCCTTCGGGGCCGACGACGAGGAGGATGTCGCCTTGTGCCGGGAGTTCGATCTCGGTGAGGCGGGTGGTGATGCCGGATTCGAGGACCAGCGCGCGGGAAACGGTCTGGGCGAGTTCGGCGAGTTCGCGGGTGGTGACGGGTTCGGCGACTTCGGGGACGTGGGCGCGGCGGGCTTGTTTGGCGGCGGCCCGGGCGGTGGTGCGCCAGCGGCTGAGGGCTTTGTCGCCGCGGGTTCCTTCTTCCCAGCGGGCGACGCTGCGCGCGGCGCGCCAGGGGACGATGGCGTCGGCGCCGGCTTCGGTGGCGAGTTCGACGGCGAGTTCGCCGCGGTCGCCCTTCGCGAGCGCCTGGGCGACGATGACGCGCAGGGCGGGCGGTTCCTCGATCCAGTGTTCTTCGATGGCGAGGGTGAGCGCGGCGTCGCGGCCCGCCTGGACGGCTTCGACGACGCAGCGTGCCATGCCGCCTTCACCGTCTGAGAGCACGAGACGTTCGCCGACGCGCAGGCGGCGGACGGTGGCGGCGTGCCGGGCTTCCTCACCGTCGAGCGTGGTGCGCCCGGAGCCGGGCAGCGCGGCGGTGAGGAAGACCGGGAGTGTCGTCTCCGGCACGGGTTACCGGTGGTTCTTGGTGCGCAGCTTGGAGAACAGCCCGCCGGGCTTGGAGCCGTTCGAGGCGAGCGAAGGGACGTCTTCGCCGCGTTGCTGGGCGAGTTCGACGAGGAGGTCGCGCTGGGCGTCGTCGAGTTTGGTCGGCACCACGACGTCGATGTGGACGTGCAGGTCACCGCGGCCGTCGACGCGGCCGGAGGACCGCAGCCGCGGCATGCCCTTGGCGGTGAGCACGAGTTCGGTGGCGGGCTGGGTACCCGGCTCGATGTCGAGTTCGTAGTCGCCGTCGATGAGCGTCTCGATGGGCACCGTGGCGCCGAGGGCGGCGGTGGTCATCGGGATGCGGAAGTTGCAGTGCAGGTCGTTGCCCTGCCGGACGAACACCTCGTGGGGGGCCTCGTCGATCTCGACGTACAGGTCGCCGGCGGGGCCGCCACCGGGGCCGACCTCGCCCTGGCCGGAGAGGCGGATGCGCATGCCGTCGCCGACGCCCGGCGGGATCTTGGCGGTGACGTTGCGGCGGGCGCGGACCCGGCCGTCGCCGCCGCACTGGCGGCAAGGGTCGGGGATGACCTCGCCGAAGCCTCGGCAGACCGGGCACGGACGGGCCGTGACGACCTGGCCGAGGAAGGACCGCTGCACGGACTGGACCTCGCCCGCGCCGCCGCAGGTGTCGCACGTCTTGGTGCCGGTGCCTTCGGCGGCGCCGGCGCCGCGGCACAGGTCGCAGACGATGGCGGTGTCGACGGTGATCTCGCGGTCGACGCCGGTGGCGCATTCCTCGAGGGTGAGGCCGAGGCGGATGAGCGCGTCGGAACCGGGCTGCACGCGGCTGCGCGGGCCACGGCCGCGGCCGCCGCCACCTCCGGCGGCGCCGAAGAAGGCGTCCATGATGTCGCCGAGGCCGCCGAACCCCGAGAACGGGTCTCCGCCGCCGCGGGCGCCGCCGTCCATCGGGTCGCCGCCGAGGTCGACGACCTTGCGCTTCTGCGGATCGGACAGCACCTCGTACGCGGTGGTCACCTCGCCGAAGCGGTGCTGAGCGTCTTCCGACGGGTTGACGTCGGGGTGCAGTTCACGGGCCAGTTTGCGGTACGCGCGCTTGATCTCCTGATCCGTCGCGTTCTTCGCAACCCCGAGAATGCCGTAATAGTCCCTCGCCACCGTCTTCGCCTTCTCCTTCTGACTTCGACCTCAACGCCGCGTTCAGCGGCCGGAGAGGATCTGCCCCACGTAGTTCGCCACCGCGCGCACCGCGGCGATGGTGTTCGGGTAGTCCATCCTGGTCGGCCCGACGACGCCCATCCCGCCGAGCAGCATGTCGTCCATTCCGTAGCCGATGGACACCACCGAGGTGCTGCGCATCTGCTCGTCCTCATTTTCCTCACCGATGCGCACACTGATCGCACCGGGGTTGCGGGCGGCCGCCAGCAGCTTGAGCACGATGACCTGCTCCTCGAGCGCCTCCAGCACCTGCCGCAGCGATCCGGGGAAGTCCGAAACGTTGCGGGTGAGGTTGGCCGTGCCGCCGAGCACCAGCCGCTCTTCGGGGTGTTCGACCAGCGATTCCACCAGCACGGTACAGACGCGGGTGAGGCTGTCGCGCAGTTCACCCGGCGACTTCTCCGGCAGTTCGGCGACCGCCGCCGCGGCCTCGGAGAGACGGCGGCCCGCCAGCGCCCCGTTGAGCACCGTGCGCAGCCTGGCGACGTTCTCCTCGGTGATGACGTCCCCGAGGTCGACGGTGCGCTGGTCGACGCGGCCGGAATCGGTGATCAGCACCAGCATCAGCCGCGCGGGGGTGAGCGGCACCACTTCGAGGTGGCGGACGGCGGAGTTGGTCATCATCGGGTACTGGATGACCGCGACCTGCCTGGTCAGCTGCGCGAGCAGGCGGACGGAGCGGCGCAGGACGTCGTCGACGTCGGTGCCGCTGTCGAGGAAGGCCGTGATGGCCCGGCGTTCGGCCGCGCTGAGCGGTTTGACCTCGGCGATCCGGTCGACGAACAGGCGGTATCCCTTGTCGGTGGGGATCCGGCCCGCACTGGTGTGGGGCTGTGTGATGTAGCCCTCTTCCTCCAGCGCCGCCATGTCGTTGCGCACCGTGGCGCTGGACACCCCGAGGTTGTGTCTGTCGACGATCGCCTTGGACCCGACGGGCTCCTGGTTGGAGACGTAATCGGCGACGATCGCGCGCAGCACTTCGAATCGGCGTTCTTCCGCGTTGGCCACCCGCACCTCCCTCGGCTCGTCCTCACAACGAGTTTACGGAAGGCGAAGTGCCCGGGGAGCCACCGGACTTCTTTGGGGCCGTCAACCGCGACCGCGAAGGGAGCGCCGCCGCGGCTCCACGGGCCTTCGGATCACTTTCACCGACCCCCACCAGGCGAAACCCGTGACGCGGAGCACCGGCGCGCCCGTCGTCGGCCGCCGCCGCCCCGTCCCGCGGCCGGTGCCGAATCCGCCCATCAGGCCGATGCCCCGGACGTCGAGGGCGAAGTCCTCGGGAACGACGATCTTGACGCCGCCCATGACCGCCACCGCCCTGATCGTGCAAGGTCCGCCGTCGATCCGGGCCCGCCGCAGATCGAGGCGCACGCTGCCCCAGAACGCGCGGCTGACATGGTTCGGCGGCAGTGGCCCGGCGAACCGCCGCGTGGTGGCGGACATGACGGCGAACGAGCGCCGTCCGCCTTGCTCCTCGTCGCCGGCGTGGGTCAGGGCGAGCGTGCCGCCGGGGGACAGATCCGCGACGACGGGTTCGAATTCCGCGAAGGTCTTGGCCGCGTAGACGGCGGCCAGCCTCGTTTCCAGTTCACCGGCGGTGATCCGTCCCGCGCCCATGGCTTCGCACAGCAGTCGCGCGACGTTTTCGCGATCGGAATCGGCCACCCGCATCGCCGACCGCTTCGATTCTGACATGACGGCGATGCTAACCGGAATCGGCGATCGCTCCGGCCATTCCCCGGCGGCCGGACGGAAAGCCATGACCACCATGAGCGAATTCGGTTTCTCCACACTGACCGTAATGACAAACCATTTTCGCCTCATCGTCCGCCTGACAATCGCGGACGCGGACAGCCGTACCGACGCGACAATTTGACGACCGGCGATTGACTGCGCGGGCACGGAAGGGCTTACATCTAGGCATTTCTTCCACCGGCCGCACTTTCCGACCCAGCGTGGAGCGCAGTAATGACTTCTCCCTTTCGCCATACCCTCATCGCCATCTTGACCGCGACCCTGGTCGCGGCAGGCACGGCGGCGACCTCGGCGGTCGCGAGCGCGGACACGAATTCGGTGTACACCTCCTCTTCGCCACTTCCCGCCGGCGAGAACGGTGACGTGGTCAAGTCGCAGCCCTCGACCTACAACGGCGCGAAGGCGACCCGGATCCAATATCTGTCGCGGGACAACAAGAACAAGCAAGTCGCGGTGAGCGGCACCGTTCTGGTACCGGACAAGCCGTGGAACGGTCCCGGCGAACGGCCGATCGTGGCCTACGCGCCCTTCACCTTCGGCATGGGGCCGGACTGCGCTCCCTCGAAAACCCTCGCGGGTGAGGGGGCCTCGGACCTGATCTCCGGTTTCCAAGGCGGTTTCGTCAACGCGTTGCTGGGCGCCGGGTTCGCCGTGGCGCAGACCGACTACATCGGACCGTGGGTGGAGGGCGGTGGCGACCACCCGTACGTCGTCCGGTTGTCCGAGGCGCACACCGTGCTCGACGTCATCCGCGCCGCGCAGCGGCTGCCGGGAACGGGCCTGTCCGCCAAGGGCCCGGTGGGCATCGCCGGCTACTCCGAGGGCGGCAGTGCCGCCGCGGCCGCCGCCGAACTGGCCGCCACCTACGCGCCCGAGCTGGACATCAAAGGCGTCTACTCCGGCGCACCGCCCGCGGACAAGGCCGTGCTGTCGAAGTCGCTCGACGGCGGGATGTACGCCGGGTTCCTCGGTTACGCCCTGATCGGTCTCAACCAGGCCTACCCCGAGGCCAGGTTGATGGACCTGGCCAACCAGGCCGGTGCCGAGCTGTTCCTGCGGGCCCGGCAGACCTGCACCATGAACGCGGTCCTCCAGTTCATGTACAAGCAGTCCAGCTCGCTGACCAAGGACGGCAAGCCGGTGTCCGCCTACCTGACCCAGCCGCCGTTCGACGCGATCGTGGCGGAGAACCGGATCGGCACGATCAAGCCCGCCATGCCGGTCATGGTCGAACACAGCCCGCTGGACGACGTCATCCCGGCCGCCGTCGGCAAGCAGATGGCGAAGGACTGGTGCGGCAAGGGCGCCAACGTCCAGTGGAAGGACTTGACGACCTTCACTCCGTTCTTGTCCCACGCGCTGGGTATGACGACCGCGTCCGGCGACGCCACCGAGTGGCTGAAGGGCGCGTTCACCGGGCAAGCCGGCAACGGCAACTGCGGCCGATTCTGACGCGCGGCGCGACCCACCCGAGCGGCCTCGCGAGTGACCCCGGTCCGTCCTCGTGAGTGGCTAGGACGGTTAGAACCGTCTCCTAGCCACTCACGAGACCCGAGCGTCAGCTGTTGCGCGGGAAGCCGAGGTTCACCCCGCCCTGCGAGGGGTCCGGCCACCGCGACGTGACGACCTTCGTCCGCGTGAAGAAGTGGAACCCCTCCGGCCCGTACGCGTGACTGTCGCCGAACAGCGAGTCCTTCCACCCGCCGAACGAGTAGTAGCCGACCGGCACCGGGATCGGCACGTTCACGCCGACCATCCCGACCTCGACCTCGTTCTGGAACCGCCGCGCGGCCCGTCCGTCGTTGGTGAAGATCGCGGTGCCGTTGCCGTAGGGGTTGCCGTTGATCAGCTCCAGCGCCGCGTCGTAGCCCTCGGCCCGCGCGACCGCCAGCACCGGCCCGAAGATCTCGTCGGTGTAGATCGACATCTCCGGCGTGACGTGGTCGAACAGCGTCGGGCCGAGCCAGAAGCCGCCGTCCTCGCCGTCGACCTCGACGCCGCGGCCGTCGACGACGAGCCGGGCGCCCGCGTCGACCCCCGCCCCGACATAGGACTCGACGCGTTCGTGGTGGGCGGCGGTGACGAGCGGCCCCATCTCCGAGGTGGGCCGCGTGCCGTCGCCGACGCGGAGCCGCTTGATCCGCTCGGCGATCTTCGCGACCAGTTCGTCGCCGACCGGGTCGACCGCGACCACGACCGACACCGCCATGCACCGCTCCCCCGCCGAGCCGAAGCCCGCCGAGACGGCCGCGTCGGCGGCGAGGTCGAGGTCCGCGTCCGGGAGCACGACCATGTGGTTCTTCGCGCCGCCGAGCGCCTGCACGCGTTTCCCGTGCCTGGTCCCGGTTTCATAGACGTACTTCGCGATCGGCGTCGACCCGACGAACGAGATCGCCTTGACATCGCGGTGTTCCAGCAACCCGTCGACGGCCACCTTGTCGCCGTGCAGGACGTTGAGCACGCCGTCGGGCAGGCCCGCCTCGGCGAACAGTTCCGCGATGAAGACGGCCGCGGACGGGTCCTTCTCGCTCGGCTTGAGCACGACGGTGTTGCCGCAGGCGAGCGCGTTCGGCACGAACCACAGCGGGACCATCGCCGGGAAGTTGAACGGCGAGATCACGCCGACCACGCCCAGCGGCTGCGAGATCGAGTAGACGTCGACACCGGTGGAGGCGTTCTCGCTGAACCCGCCCTTGAGCAGCTGCGCGGCACCGCAGGCGTACTCGACGTTCTCGATCGCGCGCGCGACTTCGCCCGCCGCGTCGGATTCGACCTTGCCGTGCTCGCTCGTGACGATCTTCGCCAGCTCGTGGCGCCGCGCCGAAAGCAGCTCACGGAAGGCGAACAGCACTCGCGTCCGCCCGGCCAGCGACGTCCCGCGCCAGCCCGGCAGCGCCCGGGAGGCGGCCGCGACGGCGGCGTCGACGTCGTCCCGCGCGGCGAAGGCGACCTTCGCCCGCACCTGGCCGGTGGCCGGATCGAACACGTCCCCGGATCGTTCGCTCACGCCTTCGCACGGTTTGCCGTCTATCCAGTGGGTGATGCGGTCGGTCACGGGTTCCGCCCTCCTGATCGCCGGGTGCCTGCTCCCGGTCGAGTCTGGGCGCGCGCGCCACACCGACGCCATCGGCAACGTGTACGGACTCCCGGTCCCGGCCGTACAGTCTGTCTCCAGCGTTGCCGAACCGAGTGGGAGGCCGATGTACCCGACCGTCGCCGAGGTGCTCGCGCTGCCGGTGCTGCGTCAGGGCAGGCCCCATGTGGTGGCGGGGGCGGCGGGGCTGGACGCGCCGGTCCGCTGGGCGCACGTCGCCGAGGTCGCGGACATCGCCCCGTTGCTGCGCGGCGGGGAACTCGTGCTCACCACCGGGGTCGCGCTGCCCGACGACGGCGCCGCGCTCGCCCGGTACGTCGCCGATCTGGCCGGTGTCGGAGTGGCGGGGATCGTCGTCGAACTCGTCCGGCATTGGAGCGAGAAGCTGCCGCCCGCGCTGGTCGACGCCGCGGACCGGCACGGTGTCCCGCTGATCACCCTTTCGCGCGAGACGCGCTTCGTGTCGGTCACGGAGGCGGTGAACGGGCTGATCGTCGACGCCCAGGTCGACGAACTCCGCGCGGCGGAGCGGGTCCACGAGACCTTCACCGCGCTGACGGTCGCCGGTGCCGAGCCGGGAGACATCCTGCGCGAGGTCGCGAGGCTCACCGAACATCCGGTCGTGCTGGAGACGCTGTCGCACGAGGTCCTCGCCTACGACACGGCGGGGACCGACCCCGGTGAACTGCTGCCCGGCTGGCCGTCCCGGTCGCGGCCGGTGCAGGTCGGCGAGCGGACCGGTTACCACCCGGGCGCGGGCTGGCTGATCACCGTGGTCGGCGCGCGCGGGCACGACTGGGGGCGGCTGGTCGTCGTCTGCGGGGATCCGCCCCCGCACCGGCACGTCGTGGTCGCCGAACGCGCCGCGTCCGCGCTCGCGGTCCACCGGCTGGTCGCCAAGGACACCGACTCCCTCGAACGCCAGGCGCACCGCGCGATCCTGACCGAACTGCTGGCCAACCCGGTGCCGCCCGCCGAACTGACCGCGCGGGCCTCGGCGCTGGGTGTCCCGCTGACGGGACGGCTGCTCGTCGGGGTCTCCGTGCGGCCGCGGATCACCGTGACCACCAAGGCCGCGCAGTCCACCCCGGTGCTGCTGCGGGAGCTCGCCGAGGCGACCGTGCTCGCCGCCCGGCACGCCAAGGTGTCCGCGCTGGTGGCCACCGACGACACCCAGGTGCGCGCGCTGATCGCGCTGTCGCCGGAGGCCGGGGTCGACGCGGTACTGAGACGGCTGGCGAACGACGTCCACGAGGCCCGCGCCGGAGCGCCCGCCGTGGTCGCGGTCGGGACCACGGGCGGCGGGCCCGCCGACGCGCGCCGGACGCTCGTCGAAGCCGCGCAGGTGGCCGCCGCGGCGCTCGCGGAAAACGTCGAACGGGTGGTCCACCGGCTCGACGACGTCCGGTTGCGCGGACTGCTGCATCTGCTGGCGGGCGACGAACGGATCACCGCGTTCGCCGCGCGGGAGCTCGGCCCGCTGCTGAGCCGGGACGCCGCACAGGGCAGCAGACTCGTCCAG is a genomic window containing:
- a CDS encoding hemolysin family protein encodes the protein MGSPAALLIIAIALILLAGVFAAADAAVSTVSKARADGLVRLGRPGARQLALVIAERRRHINLILLLRMTCELTATVLVTVDVLGWVRPLWLAVVVAAGVMVVVSYVLIGVGPRTLGRQHPYRIGLVVAGPVRVLGSILGPLSRLLIVLGNAITPGRGFREGPFTSEVELRELVDLAQERGVVEESEREMIHSVFELGDTVAREVMVPRTEIVWIEHDKTVRQALALALRTGFTRLPVIGDSVDDVVGVVNIKDLMPAYMAEGGSQRQVEELMNPASFVPDSKRLDDLLKEMQVSHNHMAIAVDEYGGTAGLLTIEDILEEIVGEITDESDTDERPEVEELENGAVRVSSRLSIDDLGELFGIDLEDHDVETVGGLLAERLGRVPLPGAEAEVAGLRLFAEGGKDRRGRMRITTVVVHPADADAVTDAAQGRRRTRVPQPDESDRSVEHA
- the ybeY gene encoding rRNA maturation RNase YbeY; this encodes MSIEIANESGVNVDEASIVSAARFALDKMEVSPLAELSILLVTLEVMEDLHERWMDLPGPTDVMAFPMDELDSSRRPDAPDASPALLGDIVLCPAFAKDQAKTAGHSLMDELHLLTTHGVLHLLGYDHAEPAEEREMFGLQKRILGEFQAAVAALNKRDAQRSADDRLLGTAGLDAVPADEPPA
- a CDS encoding PhoH family protein; this translates as MAGTVPGEAARPDVPADVIPTKTDEAAVTEAAQSRFPIPDAAALSLLGSRDENLRVAEELLAADVHVRGNEVTLTGAPADVAFAERVFAELVTIAGRGQQVDPATVRRTVGMLSTGDHESPAEVLSMNIISRRGKTIRPKTLNQKRYVDAIDKHTIVFGIGPAGTGKTYLAMAKAVQALQAKQVTRIVLTRPAVEAGERLGYLPGTLNEKIDPYLRPLYDALHDMVEPESIPRLMQAGTIEIAPLAYMRGRTLNDAFIILDEAQNTTPEQMKMFLTRLGFGAKIVVTGDVTQVDLPTGQKSGLRVVRDILEGVEDLHFAQLTSQDVVRHKLVGDIVDAYEKWQALQDSQDKGNGWKGQRRS
- a CDS encoding histidine triad nucleotide-binding protein — encoded protein: MSDAETLFERIIAGEIPSDKVYEDATTYAFRDIAPQARVHVLVVPKKRYRNVAELAAADPQLLADVALTARKVAEIEGIAESGYRVVFNTDGDAGQTVFHVHAHVLGGEQLGHFGR
- a CDS encoding 16S rRNA (uracil(1498)-N(3))-methyltransferase, encoding MPETTLPVFLTAALPGSGRTTLDGEEARHAATVRRLRVGERLVLSDGEGGMARCVVEAVQAGRDAALTLAIEEHWIEEPPALRVIVAQALAKGDRGELAVELATEAGADAIVPWRAARSVARWEEGTRGDKALSRWRTTARAAAKQARRAHVPEVAEPVTTRELAELAQTVSRALVLESGITTRLTEIELPAQGDILLVVGPEGGITDEELSTLTDAGATAIRLGPTVLRTSTAAAVALGALGVLTERWK
- the dnaJ gene encoding molecular chaperone DnaJ — protein: MARDYYGILGVAKNATDQEIKRAYRKLARELHPDVNPSEDAQHRFGEVTTAYEVLSDPQKRKVVDLGGDPMDGGARGGGDPFSGFGGLGDIMDAFFGAAGGGGGRGRGPRSRVQPGSDALIRLGLTLEECATGVDREITVDTAIVCDLCRGAGAAEGTGTKTCDTCGGAGEVQSVQRSFLGQVVTARPCPVCRGFGEVIPDPCRQCGGDGRVRARRNVTAKIPPGVGDGMRIRLSGQGEVGPGGGPAGDLYVEIDEAPHEVFVRQGNDLHCNFRIPMTTAALGATVPIETLIDGDYELDIEPGTQPATELVLTAKGMPRLRSSGRVDGRGDLHVHIDVVVPTKLDDAQRDLLVELAQQRGEDVPSLASNGSKPGGLFSKLRTKNHR
- the hrcA gene encoding heat-inducible transcriptional repressor HrcA produces the protein MANAEERRFEVLRAIVADYVSNQEPVGSKAIVDRHNLGVSSATVRNDMAALEEEGYITQPHTSAGRIPTDKGYRLFVDRIAEVKPLSAAERRAITAFLDSGTDVDDVLRRSVRLLAQLTRQVAVIQYPMMTNSAVRHLEVVPLTPARLMLVLITDSGRVDQRTVDLGDVITEENVARLRTVLNGALAGRRLSEAAAAVAELPEKSPGELRDSLTRVCTVLVESLVEHPEERLVLGGTANLTRNVSDFPGSLRQVLEALEEQVIVLKLLAAARNPGAISVRIGEENEDEQMRSTSVVSIGYGMDDMLLGGMGVVGPTRMDYPNTIAAVRAVANYVGQILSGR
- a CDS encoding DUF1707 domain-containing protein is translated as MSESKRSAMRVADSDRENVARLLCEAMGAGRITAGELETRLAAVYAAKTFAEFEPVVADLSPGGTLALTHAGDEEQGGRRSFAVMSATTRRFAGPLPPNHVSRAFWGSVRLDLRRARIDGGPCTIRAVAVMGGVKIVVPEDFALDVRGIGLMGGFGTGRGTGRRRPTTGAPVLRVTGFAWWGSVKVIRRPVEPRRRSLRGRG
- a CDS encoding lipase family protein codes for the protein MTATLVAAGTAATSAVASADTNSVYTSSSPLPAGENGDVVKSQPSTYNGAKATRIQYLSRDNKNKQVAVSGTVLVPDKPWNGPGERPIVAYAPFTFGMGPDCAPSKTLAGEGASDLISGFQGGFVNALLGAGFAVAQTDYIGPWVEGGGDHPYVVRLSEAHTVLDVIRAAQRLPGTGLSAKGPVGIAGYSEGGSAAAAAAELAATYAPELDIKGVYSGAPPADKAVLSKSLDGGMYAGFLGYALIGLNQAYPEARLMDLANQAGAELFLRARQTCTMNAVLQFMYKQSSSLTKDGKPVSAYLTQPPFDAIVAENRIGTIKPAMPVMVEHSPLDDVIPAAVGKQMAKDWCGKGANVQWKDLTTFTPFLSHALGMTTASGDATEWLKGAFTGQAGNGNCGRF